A single region of the Geobacillus subterraneus genome encodes:
- a CDS encoding endonuclease I family protein translates to MEEAARQLEELGQWRTDDAAAQLEQLSERLAEEDAYYRAGEDRQARERYYRYVPFDGDGLMLFVRYHELVAHTHKRRLPYFFSKDEYLYTWVDLQPDGTVRSLYSGERKDPKTLIVQDVETMKRRYDEFRQLLKKAKQGPGDVRERMKTIEKQWKFNAEHVVPQSWFGAREPMKGDLHHLFVCQPECNTLRSNFPYADFPFYNPEDPSEQIQNRCGVAHNGYFEPEYGKGTAARAMLYFLLRYPKAIAKSFRRKIDIPLLVRWHEQFPPTVYEYHRNSAIFFIQGNRNPFIDLPELARRMVFPFEGAL, encoded by the coding sequence ATGGAGGAGGCGGCACGGCAGCTTGAGGAGCTTGGCCAATGGCGAACAGACGATGCCGCCGCGCAGCTTGAACAGCTGAGCGAGCGGCTTGCTGAAGAGGACGCGTATTACCGTGCTGGAGAAGACCGGCAGGCGCGCGAACGGTATTACCGTTATGTGCCGTTTGACGGAGACGGATTGATGCTGTTTGTCCGCTATCATGAGTTAGTGGCGCACACCCATAAACGGCGTCTGCCGTATTTTTTCAGCAAAGACGAGTATTTGTACACATGGGTTGACTTACAGCCGGACGGGACGGTGCGCAGTTTGTATTCCGGCGAGCGAAAAGATCCGAAAACGTTGATCGTCCAAGATGTTGAAACGATGAAGCGGCGCTATGACGAGTTTCGCCAACTGTTAAAAAAAGCGAAACAGGGGCCGGGCGATGTGCGCGAGCGGATGAAAACGATCGAGAAGCAATGGAAATTCAATGCTGAACATGTCGTGCCGCAGTCATGGTTCGGTGCCCGTGAACCGATGAAAGGCGATTTGCACCATTTGTTCGTCTGCCAGCCGGAGTGCAACACGCTTCGGTCGAACTTCCCGTACGCTGACTTTCCATTTTACAATCCGGAAGATCCGAGCGAACAGATCCAGAACCGATGCGGCGTCGCCCATAACGGCTATTTCGAGCCGGAGTACGGCAAAGGGACGGCCGCACGGGCGATGTTGTATTTTTTGCTTCGCTACCCGAAGGCAATTGCAAAATCGTTCCGGCGCAAAATCGATATTCCGCTTCTTGTCCGCTGGCATGAGCAATTCCCGCCGACGGTGTACGAATACCATCGCAACAGCGCTATTTTTTTTATTCAAGGCAACCGCAATCCGTTCATCGATCTTCCCGAGTTGGCTAGGCGGATGGTGTTTCCGTTTGAAGGGGCGCTGTGA
- a CDS encoding bile acid:sodium symporter family protein — MNTLGRISNFGGNTFAIWVLLFGALAFFAPGAFTWIAPYIVPLLGIVMFGMGLTLSADDFKEVFKRPLEVLIGVVAQFLIMPLIAFLLAYFLPVSREVALGIILVGCCPGGTASNVMTYLAKGDTALSVAVTSVSTILAPILTPSLILLLAGKWLSVSAAALFWSIVKVVLIPILLGLIAQALFQKQVKACIPALPLVSVIAIVAIVAAVVGQNQAAIAKSGFLIFLIVVVHNGLGLLLGYWFAKLFRLSPPKQKAISIEVGMQNSGLGAALATAHFSPLAAVPSAIFSVWHNISGPIVATYFRKQADRQTANDKTISA; from the coding sequence GTGAATACACTAGGAAGAATCAGCAACTTTGGCGGCAATACGTTTGCGATTTGGGTGCTTCTATTTGGTGCGCTTGCTTTTTTCGCTCCCGGCGCGTTTACGTGGATCGCTCCGTATATTGTGCCGCTTTTAGGGATCGTTATGTTTGGCATGGGATTGACGCTTTCAGCGGATGATTTCAAAGAAGTATTCAAGCGTCCGCTTGAGGTGTTGATCGGCGTCGTTGCCCAGTTTCTGATCATGCCGCTTATCGCGTTTTTGCTCGCTTACTTTCTGCCGGTTTCGCGTGAAGTGGCGCTCGGCATTATTTTAGTCGGCTGCTGTCCGGGCGGCACGGCGTCCAACGTCATGACGTACTTGGCGAAAGGAGATACGGCGCTGTCAGTCGCTGTCACTTCTGTTTCGACGATTTTAGCGCCGATTTTGACGCCTTCGCTCATTTTGCTTTTAGCCGGAAAATGGCTGTCCGTATCGGCCGCGGCTTTGTTTTGGTCGATCGTCAAAGTCGTCCTGATTCCGATCCTTTTAGGACTCATCGCCCAGGCCCTGTTCCAAAAGCAAGTCAAAGCGTGCATCCCGGCGCTGCCGCTCGTTTCTGTCATCGCCATCGTGGCCATCGTCGCCGCCGTCGTCGGACAAAACCAGGCGGCCATTGCCAAAAGCGGATTTCTTATTTTTCTTATTGTCGTTGTTCATAACGGGCTGGGCTTGCTGCTTGGGTATTGGTTTGCCAAACTGTTTCGCCTGTCGCCGCCAAAACAAAAGGCGATTTCCATCGAAGTTGGCATGCAAAACTCGGGGCTTGGTGCGGCCTTAGCGACCGCCCATTTTTCGCCGCTCGCCGCCGTTCCGAGCGCCATTTTCAGCGTCTGGCACAATATTTCCGGTCCGATTGTCGCCACATACTTCCGCAAACAAGCAGACCGCCAAACAGCGAATGACAAGACGATTTCCGCTTAA
- a CDS encoding DUF5317 domain-containing protein: MVYDGIILSLLIGWFRGGSLKGLANMKLRGGWLFPLLLAVQVVIFFLQEKVAWIAKMSNVIFLLVYITGLVFLWLNRHQPGFSVIFAGVLLNFIVMAVNGGRMPVSVEAAQFLGREYIEALKAGLYGKHQAITSDTLLPFLGDIIPLSPPYPRQQVISIGDVVMNVGAFLFIQHLMLSAPRHGADDAEETAGAPAINK; encoded by the coding sequence ATGGTTTACGATGGGATCATTTTGTCGTTGTTAATCGGCTGGTTTCGCGGCGGAAGCCTGAAAGGGTTGGCCAACATGAAATTGCGCGGCGGTTGGTTGTTTCCGCTCTTGTTGGCGGTGCAGGTTGTCATCTTTTTCCTTCAGGAAAAAGTGGCATGGATCGCGAAAATGAGCAATGTGATTTTCCTTCTCGTCTACATCACCGGGCTTGTGTTTTTATGGCTCAACCGCCATCAGCCAGGATTTTCGGTTATTTTCGCCGGCGTCTTGCTCAACTTTATTGTGATGGCGGTCAATGGCGGGCGGATGCCAGTATCGGTCGAAGCTGCGCAATTTCTCGGCCGCGAATATATTGAAGCGTTAAAAGCCGGTCTGTACGGCAAACACCAGGCGATCACATCGGATACACTTCTGCCGTTTCTCGGCGACATTATTCCGCTGTCTCCGCCGTATCCGCGCCAACAAGTCATCAGCATCGGCGACGTTGTGATGAACGTAGGGGCGTTCTTGTTCATCCAGCATCTGATGCTCAGTGCACCGCGCCATGGGGCAGACGATGCTGAAGAAACAGCGGGCGCTCCTGCGATCAATAAATAA
- a CDS encoding diguanylate cyclase produces the protein MTPTLKWQGKIYLFFISSISLIVFITGDGFSTPSLKDWVFVYFLVSAVLLLSYFSVHLPPKDNSFSMDSAIYLAVMFLYGISLALKVLLISILVEFLYKRKMAWWKHLFNFSMYSLMIAGAFYSFLLFGGQIGEIKTDHLFPYMISLLVYFCVNISLIFMFFVFLERVYKGAFNFGVLLEAMVSYCVTLILSLVLAILLDKEQYFGLFLFIVLVIILSVVFKKFINLYELVSNRANKDHLTGLYNHGFFKETLKEQFSDCKMLKQPLTLAFLDLDDFKKYNDRNGHLQGDRLLTFFGKLLQQAVEGTNFTAARYGGEEFAILMPNTTKEDAHAFLNRLRKEVNDTYFDGVEHIPYRCLSFSCGIAEMEKDMYESNELIHRADQALYYAKAQGKNNVQLYDKHNMCLDEIKFKQDLEALEQQVKFFLSKDVYTYRHSKRVFKYAVEFGSCLDELTDHERQTLILGALIHDIGKIEVPRDILNKQGKLEKHEWEIVKKHVTWGREIIAAEKRFDDLLPLIELHHERYDGKGYPYGLKGEEIPKLARILCIIDSFDAMTTERPYQRTKTFEEAVEEIDRCAGTQFDPAYAAKFIAFVRERYLPLAEMQQLN, from the coding sequence ATGACTCCGACATTAAAATGGCAAGGGAAAATATATTTATTTTTCATTTCTTCCATTAGTTTAATTGTTTTTATTACAGGAGATGGATTTTCTACTCCATCTCTTAAAGATTGGGTTTTTGTTTATTTTTTAGTGTCCGCTGTCCTTTTATTAAGCTATTTTTCTGTTCATCTCCCGCCTAAGGATAATTCTTTTTCGATGGATTCGGCCATTTACTTAGCTGTTATGTTTTTGTATGGTATTTCCCTTGCATTGAAGGTTCTATTGATTAGTATTTTAGTAGAATTTTTATATAAGCGAAAAATGGCATGGTGGAAACATCTATTTAACTTTTCTATGTATTCTTTGATGATTGCGGGAGCTTTCTACTCCTTTTTGTTGTTTGGTGGACAGATTGGAGAAATTAAAACTGATCATTTGTTTCCGTATATGATTAGTTTGTTAGTATATTTTTGTGTGAATATTAGTTTAATATTTATGTTCTTTGTTTTCTTAGAGCGTGTATATAAAGGTGCTTTTAACTTTGGTGTCTTGCTTGAGGCCATGGTTAGTTACTGTGTTACTTTAATATTATCGCTTGTTCTAGCTATTTTATTAGATAAAGAACAATATTTTGGTTTGTTTTTGTTTATTGTTTTAGTCATTATTCTATCAGTAGTATTTAAGAAATTTATAAATCTATATGAGTTAGTATCTAACCGCGCCAACAAAGACCATCTCACCGGCCTATACAACCACGGCTTTTTCAAAGAAACGCTCAAGGAGCAGTTTTCCGACTGCAAGATGCTCAAGCAGCCGCTGACGCTGGCGTTTCTTGACTTGGACGATTTTAAAAAATATAACGACCGAAACGGCCATTTGCAAGGGGATCGGTTGTTGACGTTTTTTGGGAAGCTGCTGCAACAAGCAGTTGAAGGGACGAACTTTACTGCCGCCCGCTATGGCGGTGAAGAGTTTGCCATTTTAATGCCCAACACGACGAAAGAAGACGCGCATGCATTTTTAAACCGGTTGCGCAAAGAAGTGAACGATACATATTTTGACGGCGTCGAGCATATTCCGTATCGTTGCCTGTCGTTTTCGTGCGGCATTGCCGAGATGGAAAAAGATATGTATGAAAGCAATGAGCTCATCCATCGGGCTGATCAGGCGCTCTATTATGCGAAGGCGCAAGGGAAAAATAACGTGCAATTGTATGATAAGCATAATATGTGCCTGGATGAAATTAAGTTTAAACAAGACTTGGAAGCGCTCGAGCAGCAAGTGAAGTTTTTTCTTTCAAAAGACGTCTATACATACCGCCATAGCAAACGAGTGTTTAAATATGCGGTCGAGTTTGGCAGCTGCCTCGATGAGTTGACTGATCACGAGCGGCAGACGCTCATTTTGGGAGCACTCATTCACGATATCGGCAAAATCGAAGTGCCGCGCGATATTTTAAATAAGCAAGGGAAGTTGGAAAAACACGAGTGGGAGATTGTCAAGAAACATGTCACATGGGGGCGGGAAATCATTGCGGCGGAGAAGCGGTTTGATGATTTGCTTCCGCTCATCGAACTGCATCACGAACGGTATGATGGAAAAGGGTATCCGTACGGGCTGAAAGGGGAAGAAATCCCGAAACTGGCCCGCATTTTGTGTATTATCGACTCGTTTGATGCCATGACGACGGAACGGCCGTACCAGCGGACGAAAACGTTCGAAGAGGCGGTCGAGGAAATTGACCGTTGTGCAGGGACGCAGTTTGACCCGGCCTATGCGGCGAAGTTTATCGCGTTTGTGCGCGAGCGTTATTTGCCGCTAGCTGAGATGCAACAACTGAATTGA
- a CDS encoding c-type cytochrome gives MKQTVVIFLISALIGLAGGYSYFQLGGTKGETNATQAGKQETAQSSQPSASTEDGKGAGKTTNASTQDGTILQQKGCLSCHSVSKLNLQGGTTGPDLSNAYREVEGKHGKPIEEFLKAPTSAVMSGVIKSNPLTDEERAEIIALLKEASEK, from the coding sequence ATGAAACAAACGGTCGTCATTTTTCTCATTAGCGCTTTGATCGGTTTGGCTGGCGGTTATTCGTATTTTCAGTTGGGAGGAACGAAAGGAGAGACGAATGCGACGCAGGCAGGAAAACAAGAGACGGCTCAATCGTCCCAACCATCAGCTTCGACAGAGGATGGGAAGGGGGCGGGCAAGACAACAAACGCTAGTACGCAGGACGGGACTATCCTGCAACAAAAAGGTTGTCTCTCTTGCCACTCTGTTTCCAAGCTTAACTTGCAAGGAGGGACGACCGGTCCGGATTTATCGAACGCTTATCGAGAAGTCGAGGGCAAACACGGCAAGCCGATTGAAGAGTTTTTAAAAGCGCCGACGTCTGCGGTGATGTCTGGGGTGATCAAATCGAATCCGCTGACAGATGAGGAGCGGGCCGAAATTATTGCTCTCTTAAAAGAAGCATCCGAAAAGTAA
- the nosZ gene encoding Sec-dependent nitrous-oxide reductase, translating to MKKKVISALSGLAAGVLASTVFFGNFSTPDTVSTASAKTDAEKVYVPFGEKDEYYLFASGGHSGQMFIYGVPSMRRIRTVPVFSPDPATGYGWDTHSKKMLGGYTWGDLHHPAFSETNGEYDGKYMFATDVANSRAAVMDLKTFTVKDMIEVPNTSGPHCAAFVTENTEYLFLPTRFSVPIGHQYASLDEYSEKYRGVMSAVTFNEKAQKLHIAYQVALPPWSYDLSDAGKKISKDWAVLTTYNTEEATTNLEINASQEDRDFIVLFNWKELENMVKAGKYDNVGGQKMIFPEKHKGGIYLVPVAKSPHGVDVTPDGKYFIASGKLAPLLTVFSFEKAFQAIEKKEFAGERNGIPILKYESVMEREVNPENALGPLHTQFDDKGMAYTTMFISSEIVKWNPETGEVLDRVPVQYSPGHAVAAEGDTVSPDGKYLVSLNKLAKDSYLSVGPSHPESMQLIDISGDKMKVIQSSPVDPEPHYGQMIKADKIKTVEVYPKENNNPDAVYNQKDARIVRKGNEVHVYGIAMRSKFIFDANAKRPDVIEVNEGDKVVIHLTNLDFDEDITHGFAINQYNLNMEIQPGQTNTIEFTANKPGTYPLYCTNFCSALHQEMTGYLLVKPKQ from the coding sequence GTGAAGAAAAAAGTGATTTCCGCGTTGTCAGGGTTGGCAGCTGGAGTGTTGGCGTCAACTGTCTTTTTCGGCAATTTTTCCACTCCTGATACCGTTTCGACTGCATCGGCCAAAACCGATGCGGAAAAAGTGTACGTTCCGTTTGGTGAAAAAGATGAATATTACTTGTTCGCCTCTGGTGGCCACTCGGGGCAAATGTTTATTTACGGGGTGCCGTCGATGCGGCGCATTCGCACGGTTCCTGTCTTTTCGCCCGATCCGGCGACCGGCTACGGCTGGGATACCCATTCGAAAAAAATGCTTGGCGGCTATACGTGGGGCGATTTGCATCATCCGGCTTTCTCGGAAACGAATGGAGAATATGACGGCAAGTATATGTTTGCGACCGATGTGGCGAACAGCCGGGCGGCAGTGATGGATTTGAAAACGTTTACGGTCAAAGACATGATCGAAGTCCCCAATACGAGCGGTCCGCACTGTGCCGCGTTTGTGACGGAGAATACCGAATACTTATTTTTGCCGACCCGATTTTCCGTTCCGATCGGCCATCAGTACGCCTCGCTTGATGAGTATAGCGAAAAATACCGTGGCGTCATGAGTGCGGTCACGTTCAATGAAAAAGCGCAAAAGCTGCACATTGCCTATCAAGTTGCGCTGCCCCCGTGGTCGTACGATTTGTCCGATGCCGGGAAAAAAATATCAAAAGATTGGGCCGTGCTGACAACGTACAATACGGAAGAAGCGACAACAAACTTGGAAATCAACGCGTCTCAAGAAGACCGCGATTTTATCGTGTTGTTCAACTGGAAAGAGCTTGAGAACATGGTGAAAGCGGGGAAATATGACAATGTCGGCGGCCAAAAAATGATCTTTCCGGAAAAGCATAAAGGGGGCATTTATTTGGTACCGGTCGCCAAATCGCCGCATGGCGTCGACGTTACCCCAGACGGGAAATATTTCATCGCCTCCGGGAAGCTCGCCCCGTTGTTGACGGTATTTTCGTTTGAAAAGGCGTTTCAGGCGATTGAAAAGAAAGAGTTTGCCGGCGAGCGGAACGGCATCCCGATTTTGAAATACGAATCGGTGATGGAGCGGGAAGTCAATCCGGAAAACGCGCTTGGGCCGCTGCATACGCAGTTTGATGACAAAGGCATGGCGTATACGACGATGTTTATTTCGTCTGAAATTGTGAAATGGAATCCGGAAACCGGCGAAGTGCTTGACCGCGTTCCGGTTCAATATTCGCCAGGGCATGCCGTCGCGGCGGAAGGGGATACCGTATCTCCGGACGGCAAATATTTAGTGTCGCTCAACAAGTTGGCGAAAGACAGCTATTTATCGGTCGGGCCGTCCCACCCGGAATCGATGCAGCTCATTGACATTAGCGGTGACAAAATGAAAGTGATCCAATCGTCGCCGGTCGATCCGGAACCGCACTATGGGCAAATGATCAAGGCCGATAAAATTAAAACGGTTGAAGTGTACCCGAAAGAGAACAACAATCCAGACGCTGTGTACAACCAAAAAGACGCCCGCATCGTCCGGAAAGGAAATGAGGTGCACGTCTACGGCATCGCAATGCGTTCGAAGTTTATTTTTGATGCCAATGCGAAGCGGCCGGACGTCATTGAAGTGAATGAAGGAGATAAAGTTGTCATCCACCTGACGAACCTTGACTTTGATGAGGACATTACCCATGGTTTTGCCATCAACCAGTATAACTTGAATATGGAAATTCAGCCGGGACAAACGAACACGATCGAGTTTACCGCCAATAAGCCGGGAACGTACCCGTTGTATTGCACGAACTTCTGTTCAGCGCTGCACCAAGAAATGACCGGGTATTTGTTGGTAAAGCCGAAACAATAA